TCAAAGCTCTCCTTTACATTTCGCGCTTGACGCGATGTGTAAACATGATCCCGGAATACAGGCAATGGATTCAGCAATTGTGACCTGTCAGGGATTCCGGCATAATTTTAGCTGGCCTGGATCAAACAGAGCCAGGTCTCTGAGACCAGCAACATGTTGTTATCATTGCATTTCACTTCAGGAAATGGTCAACTTTGAGGCTTGCAGGCATTTTTTGTCTTGGGTACTGCCCGGATCTATGCATAAGCATTCAAAATGATTAATTTTTAAGCTTCAAAGGATCAAAGCTCTCCTTTACATTTCGCGCTTGACGCGATGTGTAAACATGATCCCGGAATACAGGCAATGGATTCAGCAATTGTGACCTGTCAGGGATTCCGGCATAATTTTAGCTGGCCTGGATCAAACAGAGCCAGGTCTCTGAGACCAGCAACACTTGAAGACATTACTATCTCTTAAGGGTACATCATGGAAAGTTGATGATATTGCATCAGGATTTTTGAATTATTACCTGCAACATCCTGAACACATTTATGATTACGATGAGTTGAACAAACAGGATAATCCTCAAAAATTATCACTTCAAACGGTAAAAAGACATATCACAAGAATGCCTCTTTATTATCTCAGTAATAACAATAATGACTGGTTCATCCTAGATAAAGAAAAAAATAAATTTATCTTGAAGGCTGATCTGGTTGATTATTGGAATAATCAAAACTATAAAATGCTTGTCCTGGATAGAGTTAAGTATGCTTTAGCTAGATATTTTTACCGAAAAACAAAGTAAATTCGATACAGGGTCGGTCTGGAAATAATCCTTGATTATACACGAAGCACTATCTTATATTCGTTTTGGTCTTGGCAAGTTTACAAGAAGATATTGATGAGGCTACGGCCCATATCCAGAGTGTATTAAACAGGCTATCGTTCTAAGCATAAGCGGAAACTACAAATAACAAGCACAGGGGAAGGTTCTTCAGGGGAGACGGGTTAAAAAGCATGTTCAGGAAGGGCTGAGCCTGGTTAATCTTCTGGCTTATGTGGACCTGAAGCTGATCCGGGCCGGTCTTGATATAAACGGCAGGACAGTCAATCTTATCCGAATTTCATGATCAGAAATGACCACTGCGGACTGTCTGGTACTCAAGGAGGAGGTCATGTTTGTCGAGATCCTGGCCCTGGCAGTAATCATGTTCGTGATCTATATAGCTTTTTTTGAAAAATAATAAATACCAGACGGATATGCCAGAAGAATCCCTCAAGTTTACATTTCGCGCTTGACGCGATGTGTAAAGGGCACGAAAAAAATCAGGAGAACATTCAATGGGTCAAGAAACAATCCCCCATCAATCGCGAATGGATGCGGCCAGGAAACTGGTAGTCGACAGCGCTTTTGTTCCATGTCCTGCGGAGGATGGAGATGAAATTTATCCAAACGGCATCTTTCATTTTAATATCACCAAAATGCTCGAGCATATCAACCAAAACCCAGGTCAATATCTTCTTGAAGAAATCCCTCTTGAAAATCTGTCACTGTTTTCATCCAGCCTGAATGAAGATTATGTGTCCATTGCGGATATCACCCAGCCCCTCATTCTGGCTGAGATATCTCCGGGACGTTACGTTGTAATCGACGGTCACCACCGGCTGGAAAGAGCAAGTAGAATGAGGGTAAAGGCTGTCCCTGCCTACAGACTTCATGTTCACCAGCATATCCCTTTTCTGACTGAAAAAAGAGCTTACCTTGCCTATGTTGAATACTGGAACAGCAAGCTTGACTAATGCGGCCATGCCCGCAACCCAAAGAAGAAAAGAGTTTTTTGCCCACAGATCACACAGATGTACCACGCGAGACGCGTGGCAGGCACAGATGGAAGAAAGAGCTTTTATGTGCATACCAGGAATGAAGAACCTGGTATGCACATGGTCTCCACCGCATCCGCGGTAGATACCGGGGAGTAATCTTCCCCCGCCCGAAGGGCTGATACCTTTTCCTTGCGGGTTCTTATTCCCGCAAGGAAAAAATATATATCTCTTCAATATCTTATATCTGTGTCAATCTGTGTGATCTGTGGGCAGTAGTCTTTTTCTTAAAAAATAAGTGCGGAACATTTACAGTGCCAAGCGCTGAACCCCCGTCATGGCTCAAATTTTTCTTGTTTGTTGTGACAGGGTTTCAGGAGTATGTCTAAAAAATCTGATACTGATTGAGTGCTCTTACTTCTTTATTGATACTTGAAGACTTGAAAAGCTGTACGAGTCCCTGGATGGTCTCTTGACCATCTCTTTCTTGATCAGGACAACGTTCCCACCCTGGTTGAAGTCGAGCGGAGCAGCGACACCCGAGTCCGCAGAGATATCAGGGGGCAGCTGCTGGACTATGCAGCCAAGGCCCTTGTATACAGGGTAAAGATCCGTGAGTTCGGGGCAAGATAAAGAAAGTTTCCTGGATTACAGCACTTTCTTTCCAGCTGGCAGTGGCAAGTTTCCCCTTGAAATACACAGAAATTATGCTTACTATGTGTATATACTTGGGAGGTAAGGCCATGAAAAGAACAAACGTGGTGCTTGACGAGGAGCTGGTCCGGGAATGTCAAGTACTGACCGGAATACGGACTCGCCGTGCCCTCATTGACTATGCCCTGCAGGAGCTGCGCCGCCGTGGCCGTCAGAAGCGTCTGCTTGAGCTCAAAGGTGCTGTCCAATGGGAGGGGGACCTTAACGAGTGGCGGAAAGGGCGTGATTGATGGTCTTTGTGGATACTACCGTCTGGATAGATTTTTTCGCCGACCTTGACCAGCCCCATGTGGTCACCCTTTCGGAGTTGATAGAGCAGGAAGAAGATCTATCCCTGTGTGGAATCATTCTGGCGGAAGTACTCCAGGGAATCCGGTCTGACAAAGATTTTATCAAGACCAGGGAATACCTTGGCGGGCTTGTTTTCCTGCCCATGGGGCAGGCAACTTTTTTACGAGCGGCAGAAGTCTACCGCTCCCTTCGCAAGAAGGGGGTTACAATCCGCAAACCAGTGGACTGCATGATTGCTTCTGTTGCCATGGAGTACGATATCTGCCTGCTGCACAACGACCGGGACTTTGACCACATTGCCCGGCACTCCGGGCTGAGAGTCTTTTCAACAAAGCCTTGAATCAAGCCGGGCTGAAGAAACAGGTGTGGTTATCCGGTGTTGAAAAATCGAAAATCCTGGAATCCTGGTCAGCAACAACAGGTTTTGGAGAACCGGAAAAATCGATGCCGGCATTAAAAGGGATCTCTTGCCTGCATGTCTCAGACGGGTTATAATCAAAGACATAACCAGGAGAACCAATACAGTCCTATGATTTTATGGACCATCCAGACAGAAGAAGCATGGGAGCAGCTAAACAAAAAAGGGTGCATTACTGGTGTAATGGACTATATTGAACCATCCTGGCTTTCAAGCTACCACTGGATGATGCAGCAGATGAAGGATCGTATTGGCAGTCCACCCTGTAAACATTTGTTTCCTGTATGGGCTTGGTATCAATGGGACAGTTCAAATAGAAAGAAGCCCGACCTTCGCAGTGCTGGTCACCTGCCCAAAAACGTGAAGGGCGTTAGAATCGAGTTTAGCTGTGATAAAAATGCAGGCCTGCTTTCCGACTTTACACTCTGGCACTATGTGCTGAACTACTGGTATCTACCTGAATCTATGGCTGATGATGAAAAGTTCGATGCCGAAATAAAAAAACAAGGCACCACTTACTTCGAGGCAAAGCCACATCCAACCCCAAAAATTCACCAGAAAATTGTAAGAAGTTGGAATAAAATTTTTGACCTTGATTGGGATAAGACTGATATATCAGTTCCAAAATATCAGAAATCGATTCAGGCAACTATATGGCAATTGAGAATGGAGCAAGTACGAAGCTGCAAACACTTCAAAGCAAGATGAGATGAAAGCAGTCAGCAAGGGCGGACAACTCTGTTCCAGCGGCGGTTTGCAGAACTTGAAAACCTGGAAAAAGAACATGCATAAGGCCATTTATCGTTTCGGGGGTTAAAATGACCCGCCAGCCCTACTCCAAAGCAGATCATCCAGAGTTTTCTCGAGCGGTATCCCTCATTGCCGGCCGGGGACCAGGCAGACGCAGCCGCACCACTGCGCCGGCTGTTCACTGCCCGGGAAATGTCTGGCCCTCTTGTGGATCTAACCAGCTGCGTTTATAGTTGATGTCGACCTGTGAGGGTACGAAAAAAATCAGGAGAACATACAATGGGTCAAGAAACAATCCCCCATCAATCACGAATGGATGCGGCCAGGAAACTGGTAGTCGACAGCGCTTTTGTTCCATGTCCTGCGGAGGATGGAGATGAAATTTATCCAAACGGCATCTTTCATTTTAATATCACCAAAATGCTCGAGCATATCAACCAAAACCCAGGTCAATATCTTCTTGAAGAAATCCCTGTTGAAAATCTGTCACTGTTTTCATCCAGCCTGAATGAAGATTATGTGTCCATTGCGGATATCACCCAGCCCATCATTCTGGCTGAGATATCTCCGGGACGTTACGTTGTAATCGACGGTCACCATCGGCTGGAAAAAGCAAGGATAATGATGGTAAAGGCTGTCCCTGCCTACAGACTTCATGTTCACCAGCATATTCCTTTTCTGACTGAAAAAAGAGCTTACCTTGCCTATGTTGAATACTGGAACAGCAAGCTTGTCTAAAAGATCTGATGCTGATTGAGTACTATTACTTCTTTATTGACATTTGAAGACTTGAAAAGCTTTACAGGCCCCTGGATAACTCTCGGAAAGGCTACATGCTTTTTTTTACCTATTGCTGCTGCATCCTTGAGAGGGTGCGCGCATAAAAAACTGGAATGTGCATAGAGAGCTCATAATGATTAACTCCCTGAAATCTTATTACAAGAAACCTTCTGATCAGGAACTGGACGTACTTGCAGATCTTCTTGATGGTATGCCCAGCGCCATGAACATTGAAATGATGGACGGTTTCCTGACGGCGCTGATCTGCTCTCCTGAGCTGGTCATGCCCAGTACATATATGCAGTATATTCTGGGAGAGGAACATGAATTTGAAACGTCTGAACAGGCCCAGAAATTTGCAGGGCTGATCCTCAGGCACTGGAACTCCATTGTCAGTCAGCTGGAAAAAAACGAGTATTTCTATCCTGTTCTGCTTGAATCTGAAGACGGATCCATGGGCAACGACTGGGCTGCCGGTTTCCTCTCGGGCATGCATCTTGGCGGGGATGAATGGCAGGAGTATCTTAATGACGAAGAGAAATCGGGTGTCTTTGTCCCCATTTTAATTCTTGCCAACGAGCATGATCCTGATCCTGAGCTAAGGCCAGGGCCAATTTATGCTCACAAAAAAATTCAAAAAATTTATAGAATTAACCCCAAATCCTGGACAAGTGCTCGAAAGTTTGTTACAAGGGGCTCGCCATGCACACAAAGCCCCGTCCTTCATATTTGCTCAGCGTAAGGCTGCAACCAATCAAAAGGGAGCAGGAAAGCCTGTTCAAGTCCTTGATGGCCAAGCATCACTATCTTGGAGCCTCGCCTAAAATCAGCGAAACACTCTGGTATGTCGCCACATACTCTGATCAGTGGGTTGCCCTGCTTACATTCTCGGCTGCAGCCTTGAAATGCGCGGCCAGGGACCGTTGGATTGGATGGGAATATCGGCATCGGTTTGACCGCTTGAAGCTTCTGGCCAACAACACTCGTTTTCTTATTCTGCCGGGCTGGAATCTGCCAAACCTGGGATCTCGCATCCTATCGCTTTGTGCAAAGCGCATCTCTTTTGATTGGCAACAACATTTTGGCCACCCACTGCTGCTCCTGGAAACCTTTGTAGATCCCAGACGTTACACAGGCACTGTATACCGCGCCTCAAACTGGACAGAGCTTGGACTGACCAAAGGCTTTAAAAGAGTCGGCCAAGGATACAGTGCCAAACCTTCATCCCCCAAACTCATCTTTGTCTTGCCGCTTCAAGCCAACGCCAGAAAACTGTTGTCTTGTGCCATTCTTAACCCAGCATATCAAAAAGGAGAACCCAAAATGACCATGAATGCTAAACAGATGGAATCACTCCCGGATTACTTCAAAACTGTCACCGACCCTCGAAGAACACATGGACGCCGTCATCGAATCTCTACAGTTCTGTCCATTGCAGCAGCAGCCACCCTGTGCGGAATGAAAGGCTACAAGGCCATTTATGGCTGGGCCAACAAACTGGGACAAAAGGCCCGGCAACGGTTTCGGTGCCGCAAGGAAAATGGAAAATATGTTATCCCCAGTCAGTTCGTCATACGTGATGTTCTAGTCCGTGCGGACCCAGTTGAATTAGACCTGGCT
Above is a window of Desulfonatronospira thiodismutans ASO3-1 DNA encoding:
- a CDS encoding ParB N-terminal domain-containing protein, translated to MGQETIPHQSRMDAARKLVVDSAFVPCPAEDGDEIYPNGIFHFNITKMLEHINQNPGQYLLEEIPLENLSLFSSSLNEDYVSIADITQPLILAEISPGRYVVIDGHHRLERASRMRVKAVPAYRLHVHQHIPFLTEKRAYLAYVEYWNSKLD
- a CDS encoding type II toxin-antitoxin system VapB family antitoxin codes for the protein MKRTNVVLDEELVRECQVLTGIRTRRALIDYALQELRRRGRQKRLLELKGAVQWEGDLNEWRKGRD
- the vapC gene encoding type II toxin-antitoxin system VapC family toxin, coding for MVFVDTTVWIDFFADLDQPHVVTLSELIEQEEDLSLCGIILAEVLQGIRSDKDFIKTREYLGGLVFLPMGQATFLRAAEVYRSLRKKGVTIRKPVDCMIASVAMEYDICLLHNDRDFDHIARHSGLRVFSTKP
- a CDS encoding DUF3841 domain-containing protein, with the protein product MILWTIQTEEAWEQLNKKGCITGVMDYIEPSWLSSYHWMMQQMKDRIGSPPCKHLFPVWAWYQWDSSNRKKPDLRSAGHLPKNVKGVRIEFSCDKNAGLLSDFTLWHYVLNYWYLPESMADDEKFDAEIKKQGTTYFEAKPHPTPKIHQKIVRSWNKIFDLDWDKTDISVPKYQKSIQATIWQLRMEQVRSCKHFKAR
- a CDS encoding ParB N-terminal domain-containing protein, which translates into the protein MGQETIPHQSRMDAARKLVVDSAFVPCPAEDGDEIYPNGIFHFNITKMLEHINQNPGQYLLEEIPVENLSLFSSSLNEDYVSIADITQPIILAEISPGRYVVIDGHHRLEKARIMMVKAVPAYRLHVHQHIPFLTEKRAYLAYVEYWNSKLV
- a CDS encoding UPF0149 family protein, which codes for MINSLKSYYKKPSDQELDVLADLLDGMPSAMNIEMMDGFLTALICSPELVMPSTYMQYILGEEHEFETSEQAQKFAGLILRHWNSIVSQLEKNEYFYPVLLESEDGSMGNDWAAGFLSGMHLGGDEWQEYLNDEEKSGVFVPILILANEHDPDPELRPGPIYAHKKIQKIYRINPKSWTSARKFVTRGSPCTQSPVLHICSA
- a CDS encoding Druantia anti-phage system protein DruA: MHTKPRPSYLLSVRLQPIKREQESLFKSLMAKHHYLGASPKISETLWYVATYSDQWVALLTFSAAALKCAARDRWIGWEYRHRFDRLKLLANNTRFLILPGWNLPNLGSRILSLCAKRISFDWQQHFGHPLLLLETFVDPRRYTGTVYRASNWTELGLTKGFKRVGQGYSAKPSSPKLIFVLPLQANARKLLSCAILNPAYQKGEPKMTMNAKQMESLPDYFKTVTDPRRTHGRRHRISTVLSIAAAATLCGMKGYKAIYGWANKLGQKARQRFRCRKENGKYVIPSQFVIRDVLVRADPVELDLAVQRFNEDQGLEDTCLAFDGKTMKNAIDENARQTHIASVVGHESKTTHTQKK